One region of Oryza sativa Japonica Group chromosome 10, ASM3414082v1 genomic DNA includes:
- the LOC4348382 gene encoding cortical cell-delineating protein — protein MASNKIAPLLALTLLILFFGCAVTNCTGKPVAPTPPSHDDHGRCPIDALKLRVCANLLNGLIGVKIGRGPDDCCPLLAGIADLDAAVCLCTALKANVLGLINLNLPVDLSIILNKCGKNYPSGFTC, from the coding sequence ATGGCTTCCAACAAGATCGCTCCCCTTCTTGCCCTGACCCTCCTGATCCTGTTCTTCGGGTGTGCAGTAACTAACTGCACCGGCAAGCCAGTtgccccgacgccgccgtcgcacgACGATCACGGCCGCTGCCCGATCGACGCCCTGAAGCTGAGGGTGTGCGCCAACCTGCTCAACGGGCTGATCGGTGTGAAGATTGGGCGCGGCCCAGACGATTGCTGCCCGCTGCTGGCCGGTATCGccgacctcgacgccgccgtctgCCTCTGCACCGCTCTGAAGGCTAACGTGCTCGGCCTCATCAACCTCAACCTGCCCGTCGACCTCAGCATCATCCTCAACAAGTGCGGCAAGAACTACCCGTCCGGTTTCACCTGCTAA